Proteins encoded by one window of Lathyrus oleraceus cultivar Zhongwan6 chromosome 1, CAAS_Psat_ZW6_1.0, whole genome shotgun sequence:
- the LOC127102222 gene encoding uncharacterized protein LOC127102222 yields the protein MEDYVDLAPIHIFLSKNLVLTLLDETYHSIHVKTKKKKGIIVSYVPLLHTWFIYHMSNKGPFLENKGNLKWSQRIMSLTAKDIRWYYRAYDDVKFILNYGNIPNVPLIGTKDGLNYNPRLALCQLGYPLLCKPNPEHVEEFILYERVDNIELLNNIVRAWREVRLQGRSELRKKNCIAKEAYTHWVKDRFEEIIFPFSFDPSTNIQHPMLTVFPTSKVKLKESIKRLDKEKVDILSNLGSLTREKEDLELNLNQKRVMTSQEVEGAQEGQFKRRKVGDTLKGTIDSLFAKKKQLVDA from the coding sequence ATGGAAGACTATGTGGACCTCGCACCTATTCACATCTTCCTGTCCAAGAATCTGGTTCTTACGCTTCTTGATGAAACTTACCACTCCATCCATGTAAAGACTAAGAAGAAGAAGGGTATTATTGTGTCTTATGTTCCTCTGTTGCATACATGGTTTATTTATCACATGTCCAACAAGGGTCCTTTCCTCGAGAACAAAGGCAATCTCAAGTGGTCTCAAAGGATCATGTCTCTAACTGCTAAAGATATTCGGTGGTACTATAGAGCTTATGATGATGTCAAGTTCATCCTTAATTATGGAAATAtccccaatgtgcccctcatAGGTACAAAAGATGGACTTAACTATAATCCAAGGTTGGCATTATGTCAGTTGGGTTACCCGTTGCTATGCAAGCCAAATCCCGAGCATGTGGAGGAGTTTATTTTGTATGAAAGGGTTGACAATATAGAGCTGCTAAATAATATCGTCAGAGCTTGGAGGGAGGTTCGTCTTCAAGGAAGATCTGAGTTAAGGAAAAAGAATTGCATCGCCAAGGAAGCTTATACACATTGGGTCAAGGACAGGTTTGAAGAAATTATATTTCCATTTTCATTTGATCCATCTACGAACATCCAACATCCTATGCTTACAGTTTTTCCTACCTCCAAGGTTAAACTCAAAGAGAGTATCAAGAGATTAGATAAAGAGAAGGTCGATATCCTATCAAACCTTGGTAGTCTTACGAGGGAGAAAGAAGACTTGGAGCTTAACCTTAACCAGAAGAGAGTAATGACATCCCAAGAAGTTGAGGGAGCCCAAGAGGGGCAGTTCAAGAGGAGGAAAGTAGGTGACACATTAAAAGGGACTATTGACAGCCTGTTTGCCAAGAAGAAACAGCTCGTAGACGCATGA